Below is a window of Vicinamibacteria bacterium DNA.
CCACGACCCAGTGTGATCACGTCATGATGTGATGTCAAATACCTCGTATGAGTCGCCGAAATAGGGTGTTTGTCGGCGTAGGGAACGCTGCGTTCCGCCTTCTCCGTGTATTTTGGCGACGGCCTCGCGCAGATGCCGGCATAGTCCTATTGAAGGTGCGATGAGGCGGACAAGAGCGTAAACTATTCGGATTCGTCCGGACCGCGCGGGTGAACCACCAGCTCGAACGCGCTGCCATCGCGTAGTCTCACCGCCGTGAAATGACGGACGTCTCGAGTCGCGATGCGACGAATGCCCAGCTCCTCGGCTAGCGCAACCACGGAGGCATCCACGAGGCCGAGGCCGAGCTCGTCGTATCTCCGATCGATCTCCATGGCCCGAGCGAGCTGATGGAGCATTGGTGGCGCGTAAGTAAATGCGCCACGGGCCACGTCGCTCATGAACACGTTCATTGCCGGTCGTTCATCGCGAAGGAAGTAGTCGAGCTCCGCCAGAACCAGCCCTGGCAGATAGCGAGCTCGAGCTCCGTCGATGGCGTCCCGAAACCGCTCGTGGTCCGTAGAGCCCTCGACGAGGTAATCGAGTAGCGCGCCGGTGTCGCAGATCAGCGCTGCCCTGCTAACGACGGCCACCGAACAATTCGCTCTCGTCGCCGCGCTCGCCAAGCGAGCGGATGATCCCCGCGCTTTTCGGCTTGGGATGGCGGCGGTACTGCTCGAGTACGAGCGCGAGCTGCTGCCGGATGAACTCCGATCGCGACACGCCGCGCTCACGCGCCGCGCGCGTGAGAAGCCGGTCGGCCTCGGGGTCGAGTGCGATGGTGGTTGCCTTCTTCCGGGAGAGTGCCATGGAAGTAATATGACTCAATGGGACGAGGGCGTCAAGATCGAGGGGCGCCCGAACGGAGCCGACTGCTGACCTCGAATGTCCGGACTCGGCAATAGCGATTACGATTGACAACGAAGGGCGAGTCTTGTTGATCCCGATAAATCGGATGGGGAGAAGCTCGCCTTCACCGAAGGCAGGCACCATACCGGGATACGGACCTGCCCGTGCCGACTGGCGCCGCATCCCGTCGTTCGCTAGAGTGGAGAGCTTGATGTTACCGCCATCGGCATCGCATCGCTGAGATCGAGCTGCCGAACCGACGGATCGATAAACCACATATCAAAACGAGGCCTATTAAATGGGTAGACGACTTTTCGCGATTGGGCTTGGCGTATTCATGGCGGCTGCGGTGCAGGCAGAAACGGATCTGCCATTCAACGTGGAGCCCGTTACTTCATTCGATGAGCCCTGGGCACTGGCTTTCCTGCCGGACGGCCGCATGCTGGTGACGGAGAAGAAAGGCAACCTCTTCATCGTCACCCAGGATGGTCAGAAGTCGCGCCGAATCGGCGGCATGCCCGACGTCGCTTACGGCGGCCAGGGCGGTCTGGGCGACGTCGCCCTGCACCCGGATTTTGCCGAGAACCACCGGATCTACCTGAGCTACGCCGAGTCCGGTGTGGGGGGCGAAACCCGGGGTGCAGCCGTTGCCCGGGCAGTTTTGAACGAGACCGGGCGCGGCGGAGAACTGTCCGACTTCGAAGTCATCTGGCGGCAGTATCCCAAGGTCGTCGGTTACGGTCATTACGGCCACCGACTTTTGTTCGATAACGCGGGATACCTGTGGATCTCGTCCGGAGACCGTCAGAAATTCACGCCGGCCCAGGACATGCAGGCGAACCTCGGCAAGATCGTGAGGCTACACGACGACGGCTCGGTTCCGGACGACAACCCCTTCGTCCATTACTTCGACGAGAACCCGCTGGTCGAC
It encodes the following:
- a CDS encoding PQQ-dependent sugar dehydrogenase — protein: MAAAVQAETDLPFNVEPVTSFDEPWALAFLPDGRMLVTEKKGNLFIVTQDGQKSRRIGGMPDVAYGGQGGLGDVALHPDFAENHRIYLSYAESGVGGETRGAAVARAVLNETGRGGELSDFEVIWRQYPKVVGYGHYGHRLLFDNAGYLWISSGDRQKFTPAQDMQANLGKIVRLHDDGSVPDDNPFVHYFDENPLVD
- a CDS encoding PIN domain-containing protein, which translates into the protein MAVVSRAALICDTGALLDYLVEGSTDHERFRDAIDGARARYLPGLVLAELDYFLRDERPAMNVFMSDVARGAFTYAPPMLHQLARAMEIDRRYDELGLGLVDASVVALAEELGIRRIATRDVRHFTAVRLRDGSAFELVVHPRGPDESE
- a CDS encoding CopG family transcriptional regulator, with translation MALSRKKATTIALDPEADRLLTRAARERGVSRSEFIRQQLALVLEQYRRHPKPKSAGIIRSLGERGDESELFGGRR